A window of the Phaseolus vulgaris cultivar G19833 chromosome 5, P. vulgaris v2.0, whole genome shotgun sequence genome harbors these coding sequences:
- the LOC137835214 gene encoding trifunctional UDP-glucose 4,6-dehydratase/UDP-4-keto-6-deoxy-D-glucose 3,5-epimerase/UDP-4-keto-L-rhamnose-reductase RHM1 → MATHTPKNILITGAAGFIASHVANRLIRNYPQYKIVVLDKLDYCSNLKNLIPSKSSPNFKFVKGDIGSADLVNYLLITESIDTIMHFAAQTHVDNSFGNSFEFTKNNIYGTHVLLEACKVTGQIKRFIHVSTDEVYGETDEDAIVGNHEASQLLPTNPYSATKAGAEMLVMAYGRSYGLPVITTRGNNVYGPNQFPEKLIPKFILLAMQGKPLPIHGDGSNVRSYLYCEDVAEAFELILHKGEVGHVYNIGTKKERRVIDVAKDICRLFKMDSEASIKFVENRPFNDQRYFLDDEKLKVLGWSERTTWDEGLKKTMDWYINNPGWWGDVSGALLPHPRMLMMPGGLERHFDGSEEEIHASYVSTNTRMVVPTSKNVTSSQKHPLKFLLYGRTGWIGGLLGKLCEKQEIPYEYGRGRLEDRSSLVADIQNVKPTHIFNAAGVTGRPNVDWCESHKTETIRTNVAGTLTLADVCREHGILMINYATGCIFEYDEAHPQGSGIGFKEEDKPNFIGSFYSKTKAMVEELLREYDNVCTLRVRMPISSDLSNPRNFITKISRYNKVVNIPNSMTILDELLPISIEMAKRNLRGIWNFTNPGAVSHNEILEMYRDYIDPSFKWVNFNLEEQAKVIVAPRSNNEMDGAKLKKEFPELLSIKDSLIKYVFEPNKKTA, encoded by the exons ATGGCTACGCACACACCAAAAAATATCCTCATTACTGGAGCTGCTGGATTCATTGCATCTCATGTTGCCAACCGGCTTATCCGGAATTATCCCCAGTACAAAATTGTTGTTCTTGACAAGCTTGATTATTGTTCAAATCTGAAGAACCTCATTCCTTCAAAATCATCTCCCAACTTCAAGTTTGTGAAGGGAGATATTGGAAGTGCTGATCTTGTCAACTACCTACTCATTACCGAGTCCATTGACACAATAATGCACTTTGCTGCTCAAACTCATGTTGACAACTCATTTGGCAACAGCTTTGAGTTCACCAAGAACAACATATATGGAACTCATGTCCTTTTAGAAGCCTGCAAGGTAACTGGTCAGATCAAGAGGTTCATCCATGTGAGCACTGATGAGGTCTATGGAGAGACAGATGAGGATGCTATTGTTGGAAACCACGAGGCTTCTCAGTTACTTCCCACGAATCCTTACTCTGCAACAAAAGCTGGGGCAGAAATGCTTGTCATGGCATATGGCAGGTCATATGGTTTACCTGTGATCACAACACGTGGGAACAATGTTTATGGGCCCAATCAGTTTCCTGAGAAGTTAATTCCAAAGTTCATTCTCCTGGCTATGCAAGGCAAGCCTCTTCCAATCCATGGGGATGGTTCTAATGTAAGGAGTTACTTATATTGTGAAGATGTTGCAGAGGCTTTTGAACTTATCCTTCACAAGGGAGAGGTTGGGCATGTTTACAATATTGGTACTAAGAAGGAGAGGAGAGTTATTGATGTTGCCAAAGATATATGCAGGCTTTTTAAGATGGACTCAGAAGCTAGTATAAAATTTGTGGAGAACAGACCATTTAATGATCAGAGATACTTTCTTGATGATGAAAAGCTGAAGGTCTTGGGTTGGTCTGAGAGGACCACTTGGGACGAGGGCTTGAAGAAAACCATGGACTGGTATATCAACAATCCTGGTTGGTGGGGTGATGTCAGTGGTGCATTGCTTCCTCATCCAAGGATGCTGATGATGCCCGGTGGATTGGAGAGACATTTTGATGGATCTGAAGAAGAAATACATGCATCATATGTCTCAACTAATACTCGAATGGTGGTTCCAACATCCAAGAATGTTACCTCTTCTCAGAAGCATCCTCTCAAGTTCTTGCTTTATGGAAGAACAGGTTGGATTGGGGGTTTGCTTGGGAAATTGTGTGAAAAGCAAGAGATTCCCTATGAATATGGAAGAGGGCGCCTAGAGGATCGTTCATCACTTGTGGCTGATATTCAGAATGTGAAGCCTACACACATTTTTAATGCTGCAGGAGTGACTGGCAGACCCAATGTTGATTGGTGTGAATCCCACAAAACAGAAACCATTCGCACCAACGTTGCTGGGACTTTAACATTGGCTGATGTCTGCAGAGAGCATGGTATCTTGATGATAAATTATGCTACTGGGTGCATATTTGAGTACGATGAAGCTCATCCACAGGGTTCTGGCATTGGCTTTAAGGAGGAAGACAAACCCAATTTCATTGGTTCTTTCTATTCCAAAACTAAGGCTATG GTTGAAGAGCTCTTGAGAGAATATGACAATGTGTGCACCCTCAGAGTTCGCATGCCAATTTCATCTGACTTGAGTAATCCACGTAACTTCATCACCAAGATTTCTCGTTATAACAAAGTCGTGAACATTCCAAACAGCATGACCATTTTGGATGAACTTCTGCCTATTTCGATTGAGATGGCGAAGCGAAACTTGAGGGGCATCTGGAACTTCACAAATCCTGGGGCAGTGAGCCACAATGAGATTCTTGAGATGTACAGGGATTACATTGATCCAAGCTTCAAGTGGGTTAACTTCAACCTTGAAGAGCAAGCCAAGGTGATCGTAGCTCCACGGAGCAACAATGAGATGGATGGAGCCAAATTGAAGAAAGAGTTCCCTGAGCTTCTTTCCATCAAGGATTCACTGATCAAGTATGTCTTTGAGCCAAACAAGAAAACTgcttaa
- the LOC137834035 gene encoding uncharacterized protein: protein MAHTKSTANPPSSSRNPPPQARRVALGANPPPARNPPRASDAPSNQAERPATSHANPAQATPPVTGGASLPPRDYGELYPWATPTLLKETSSINTELGVHRLRKGDQSDLSFHKEHDSKVAVLPCFPDFMLGKGKLAELRAIARSHKLATGSQTVPNSVVEIAVAQGRTPPQGPTPSGALPAPQRKKLVLRKPKRKTPQVVQEEEKDEATEDGLVTKRTRVAPSSPPALPTPTPPSPPAPTQPVQATPLAVAPPVVESSDPNFIENPPSASTQFVSAGEGPPSTTSIVGAAPGGDEGGHNSPILITESSTSPPRHEAALALQTQEGGGESQHQAPPAAPPATTSSLPSSIEEVLGPFTAKLKMMAEDLPSIILKAVKDSNKKLQDENAALKESNRLIRMEAEKLSCNLMMAEIDHSRLEDAMDAELRGARKEASDLRQKLHLQAQEKIELENATKVENLEKRSADREVLLGKVEKERDDAVAELATAREEATKIAAELAQTRDENKKAAEELVR from the exons atggctcacacgaagtccaccgcgaaccctccttcttcgtcgcgaaaccctccaccccaagcgcgtagggttgctcttggggcaaatcctccaccagcgcgCAATCCACCACGAGCCTCTGATGCTCCTTCTaaccaggctgagaggcctgcaacttctCACGCCAACCCCGCTCAGGCAACTCCGCCAGTCACCGGAGGGGCTTCCCTTCCCCCACGAGACTACGGAGAACTctatccttgggccaccccaacctTGCTAAAAGAGACTTCTTCAATAAACACTGAGCTGGGCGTGCACCGATTAAGGAAAGGAGACCAGTCCGACCTCTccttccacaaggagcatgatagCAAGGTGGCCGTGCTGCCCTGCTTCCCGG ACTTCATGTTGGGAAAAGGTAAactagctgaactgagggcgatcgcccggtCTCACAAGCTGGCGACgggctcccaaaccgtgcccaactcggtagTGGAGATCGCCGTTGCGCAGGGCAGAACTCCTCCCCAAGGTCCAACTCCTTCGGGGGCACTACCCGCCCCACAAAGAAAAAAGCTTGTCCTGAGGAAACCCAAGAGAAAAACTCCTCAGGTGGTACAAGAGGAAGAAAAAGACgaggcgactgaggatggccttgtcaccaaaagaacaagggtggctccctcttcaccacctgcactcccaactccaacaccgccctcacctccagctccaACGCAACCAGTCCAAGCGACACCCTTGGCTGTCGCGCCCCCTGTGGTTGAAAGCAGCGACCCCAATTTTAttgagaaccctccaagcgcctccacgcaattcgtatctgctggagagggtcctccttcaaccacctctatCGTTGGGGCCGCACCAGGAGGAGATGAGGGTGGTCATAACTCGCCAATTTTGATAACAGAGTCTTcgacttcaccaccacgccacgAAGCCGCCCTCGCCCttcaaactcaagagggtggtggtgaaagtcagcaccaagctCCTCCAGCAGCTCCACCAGCAACAACTTCCAGCCTCCCATCCTCCATCGAAGAGGTCTTGGGGCCCTTCACAGCCaagctgaagatgatggcagaggatctccCCTCAATTATATTGAAGGCTGTGAAGGACTCCAACAAGAAGCTCCAAGACGAGAATGCAGCGCTTAAGGAGTCAAACCGCCTGATAAGGATGGAGGCGGAGAAGCTCTCTTGCAACCTGATGATGGCGGAAATCGAccattcaaggctggaggacgccatggatGCTGAACTAAGAGgcgcgcgcaaggaggcctccgatctgcgccaaaaactgcacctccaagcccaagagaaaatcgagctggaga atgcaaccaaggtggaaaaccttgaaaagaggTCAGCAGATCGAGAGGTACTCCTCGGGAAAGTTGAAAAGGAGAGGGATGATGCCGTTGCTGAGCTCGCTACAGCTCGAGAAGAAGCCACGaagattgctgcagagctggctCAGACTCGGGATGAGAACAAAAAGGCTGCTGAAGAGCTTGTTcggtga
- the LOC137835215 gene encoding uncharacterized protein, with protein MAHFSSGESSKPCSPQKAALYEDLKNAKQSNAHYLEVIRKMEARLQSLELNREEMHQNREKRTPPPSRHSSRHSHGYYEDNPRPRHHHHEERRQHVAGPCSPNVKLPSFSGDSDPNVYLGWEAKVDQIFDVNGVRDEHRVKLASLEFLDYAMQWWHQYLMDIDLHKRPPVVSWNDLKACLRARFVPPHFRKDLMLKLQRFHQGALSVDDYFKQLDTLLIRVNMDESEEAKIARFVSGLRRDIQDVVELQEYSSLENVVHLASKIENQLARKNAFKNSSKDNYYHSSWKNKNSFSNIPSKDSTFKPRESKPSTSNARPKSPQKSSSKKCFKCLSYGHIASNCPTKRTMYMHDGVDSSEHGSESSRHSSPSRSPSESESESPHEGDLLVIRRMLGQVLKPFDETQRENIFHSRCLINDRVCSLIVDGGSCANVASTRVVDKLGLPTISHAKPYKLQWLSEVGEIVVNKQVLITFSIGKYKDEVLCDVVPMEATHILLGRPWQFDRKVFMMALPTKFLLTSMDTKSFSSLSLQRRYMRTKSK; from the coding sequence atggctcatttctctagtggagagtcctccaaaccgtgctcaccacaaaaggcagccctttatgaggacttaaagaatgccaagcaatccaatgctcactatcttgaggtgataaggaagatggaagcacggctccaaagtttggagttaaaccgagaggaaatgcatcaaaaccgtgagaaaagaactcctcctcctagtcggcattcttcaaggcattcccatggttattatgaagacaatccaaggccaagacatcatcaccatgaagagaggcgccaacatgtggctggcccttgttctccaaatgtaaaacttcctagttttagtggtgatagtgatcccaatgtatacttaggatgggaggctaaggtggaccaaatttttgatgtaaatggggttagggatgagcatagggttaagttagcttctttagaatttttggactatgccatgcaatggtggcatcaatacctcatggacattgacctacacaagaggccgcccgtggtctcttggaacgatttgaaagcatgtttacgcgctagattcgtacccccacactttaggaaagaccttatgttgaaactccaacggtttcatcaaggcgcgctaagtgtggatgattactttaaacaactagacacgcttttaattcgagttaatatggatgagagtgaggaggctaagatagctaggtttgtgagtggacttcgaagggatattcaagacgtggtagagttacaagaatattcttctttggaaaatgtggtgcaccttgctagcaaaattgaaaatcaacttgcaaggaaaaatgctttcaaaaattcttctaaagataactactaccactcttcttggaaaaataaaaactctttttcaaacatcccttctaaggactctactttcaaacctagagagtctaagccttccacttccaatgctaggcctaaatcaccacaaaaatcgtctagtaagaagtgttttaaatgtttaagctatggacatattgcttctaattgccctactaaacgaactatgtatatgcatgatggggtagatagtagtgagcatgggtccgaatcttctagacattcctcaccttctagatccccaagtgagagtgaaagtgaaagcccacatgagggtgacctattagtaataaggcgcatgcttggacaagtgttaaaaccttttgatgaaactcaaagagaaaatatttttcattcaaggtgtcttattaatgatagagtttgctctttgattgtggatggggggagttgtgcaaatgtggcaagcacaagagtggtagacaaacttggattgcctaccatctctcatgccaagccctacaagttacaatggttgagtgaggtgggtgagatagtggtgaacaaacaagtcctcattacattttccattggaaaatataaagatgaggtcttgtgtgatgttgttccaatggaagctactcatatccttttaggtaggccatggcaatttgatagaaaagttttcatgatggctttaccaacaaaatttcttttaacttccatggacacaaagtcattctcaagtctctctctccaaaggaggtacatgaggaccaagtcaaaatga